A window of Mucilaginibacter paludis DSM 18603 contains these coding sequences:
- a CDS encoding helix-turn-helix domain-containing protein, protein MKDTLTFDQLPDAVTKIQEKLDIIERLLIQRHEQLPEQDEIMPVSKAAIFLDLAVPTVYSKVCRKELPVNKRGKRLYFYRSELTEWIKSGRKKTADEIREEAVKHLATSSKKAKSF, encoded by the coding sequence ATGAAAGATACACTCACCTTTGACCAGTTACCCGATGCGGTAACCAAAATTCAAGAAAAGCTGGACATCATAGAACGGCTTTTAATTCAACGGCATGAACAGTTGCCGGAGCAGGATGAAATTATGCCCGTTAGCAAGGCTGCAATATTTTTAGACCTCGCTGTTCCGACTGTTTACAGCAAAGTATGCCGTAAAGAACTTCCTGTTAATAAGCGTGGAAAGCGCCTTTATTTCTATCGTTCGGAACTCACCGAATGGATCAAATCAGGCCGTAAGAAAACGGCGGACGAGATCAGGGAAGAAGCAGTAAAACATCTGGCAACCAGCAGTAAAAAAGCTAAATCATTTTAA
- a CDS encoding PfkB family carbohydrate kinase has protein sequence MSLVVIGTVAFDAIETPFGKTDKIVGGAATYAGLAASYFYDQVKIVAVVGDDFPEQEIEDFHNHHISTEGIQIKTGEKSFFWAGKYHNDMNSRDTLVTELNVLADFDPIIPESYQDCEYLMLGNLTPQIQQTVIKRLHKRPKLIVMDTMNFWMDIAMDDLLETIKLVDVLTINDAEARQLSGEYSLVKAARKILAMGPKYLIIKKGEHGALLFNEDRIFAAPALPLADVFDPTGAGDTFAGGFIGYLAKVGTVNFNNMKNAIIYGSALASFCVEKFGTERLKHLTENDIKARIQEFVSLSSFNIIS, from the coding sequence ATGAGTTTAGTTGTTATTGGTACTGTGGCATTTGACGCTATTGAAACGCCTTTTGGTAAGACAGATAAAATTGTTGGCGGGGCCGCTACTTACGCCGGCCTGGCTGCTTCTTATTTCTATGATCAAGTTAAAATTGTAGCCGTTGTAGGCGACGATTTTCCGGAGCAAGAAATAGAAGATTTTCATAATCACCACATTAGCACCGAAGGTATACAAATTAAAACTGGCGAAAAATCGTTTTTCTGGGCGGGCAAGTACCATAACGACATGAATAGCCGTGATACCCTGGTGACCGAGCTCAATGTACTGGCAGATTTTGATCCTATTATTCCGGAAAGCTACCAGGATTGCGAATATTTAATGCTGGGTAACCTCACCCCTCAAATTCAGCAAACGGTTATTAAGCGTTTACACAAACGCCCTAAGCTGATTGTGATGGACACCATGAATTTCTGGATGGATATAGCAATGGACGATTTACTGGAAACCATTAAGCTGGTAGATGTATTAACCATTAACGATGCCGAAGCGCGCCAACTGTCCGGCGAATATTCGCTGGTAAAGGCCGCACGGAAAATATTGGCTATGGGTCCCAAATACCTGATCATTAAAAAAGGCGAGCATGGTGCCTTGCTTTTTAACGAAGACCGGATCTTTGCCGCACCTGCCCTCCCTTTAGCTGATGTTTTTGACCCTACGGGCGCCGGAGATACTTTTGCAGGTGGCTTTATAGGCTACCTGGCTAAGGTTGGCACCGTAAACTTTAACAACATGAAGAACGCTATTATTTACGGATCGGCCCTGGCATCTTTCTGTGTGGAGAAATTTGGCACCGAACGCTTAAAACACTTAACTGAGAATGATATTAAAGCCCGTATACAGGAATTTGTAAGCCTGTCGTCATTTAATATCATTTCTTAA
- a CDS encoding aldo/keto reductase: protein MATSKPAGALLVTSTKIALLMKYRELGNTGEKLSAIGLGCMGMTHAYGDRNDEESIRVLHLALDLGINFWDTADIYGPHTNEELIAKVLAPNRDKVFIATKFGFTQAGTYNRGFDGSPAYAKKAVEASLKRLNVEVIDLYYAHRIDPNIPVEEMVGGMAELVKEGKVRYLGLSEASAETLAKACQVHQIAALQSEYSLLTRDAEDQIIPACRKLGIGFVPFSPLSRGLVTATLPTDARDLKADDFRHTIPRFQGEYLENNNKLVEDFAKLAADKGCTPAQLALAWVLAQGDEIIPIPGTKKTKYLRENAGAVDIHLNDSDFSAIEDVLKKHPNTGPRYTEAAMSMVNK from the coding sequence ATGGCAACAAGCAAACCCGCAGGGGCTTTGCTTGTTACATCTACAAAAATTGCACTGCTGATGAAATACAGGGAATTAGGTAATACAGGTGAAAAACTTTCGGCGATAGGCTTAGGCTGCATGGGCATGACACATGCCTACGGCGACCGCAACGATGAGGAATCGATCAGGGTTTTGCATTTAGCGCTCGATCTGGGCATCAACTTTTGGGATACCGCCGATATTTATGGCCCGCATACCAACGAAGAGCTCATTGCCAAAGTACTGGCTCCTAACCGCGACAAGGTTTTCATAGCTACCAAATTTGGCTTTACACAGGCAGGCACCTACAACCGTGGCTTTGACGGCTCCCCAGCTTATGCAAAGAAGGCTGTAGAGGCCAGTTTAAAGCGCCTGAATGTAGAAGTAATTGATTTGTATTACGCCCACCGCATTGACCCTAATATCCCGGTAGAAGAGATGGTAGGCGGCATGGCCGAGCTGGTTAAAGAGGGTAAAGTACGTTACCTGGGCCTGTCGGAAGCATCTGCTGAAACACTGGCCAAAGCTTGCCAAGTTCATCAGATAGCAGCTTTGCAAAGCGAATACTCTTTATTAACACGCGATGCTGAAGATCAAATTATTCCGGCTTGCCGCAAATTGGGTATTGGCTTTGTTCCGTTTAGCCCGCTATCACGGGGATTGGTAACGGCTACCTTACCAACAGATGCCAGGGATTTAAAGGCCGACGATTTCAGGCATACCATACCGCGTTTTCAGGGTGAATACCTGGAGAATAATAACAAACTGGTTGAGGATTTTGCTAAACTGGCTGCCGACAAGGGATGCACCCCTGCTCAATTGGCTTTAGCCTGGGTTTTGGCGCAGGGCGATGAGATTATCCCCATCCCAGGAACCAAAAAAACAAAGTATTTACGGGAGAATGCAGGCGCTGTTGATATCCATTTAAATGATTCGGATTTTTCGGCAATAGAAGATGTTTTGAAAAAACACCCTAACACCGGCCCGCGTTATACCGAAGCGGCCATGAGTATGGTGAACAAATAA
- a CDS encoding cytochrome b5 domain-containing protein: MSTPDQILPIYTKSQLALRNGQDRPEIWVAYLGLIYDVGSSRLWRNGKHYEHWAGQDLTDELKDAPHTHAVFEKFTAIGKLA, encoded by the coding sequence ATGTCCACGCCCGATCAAATTTTGCCTATCTATACCAAATCACAACTGGCCCTACGCAACGGGCAGGACAGGCCGGAGATATGGGTAGCCTATTTGGGCCTAATTTACGATGTAGGCTCGAGCCGCCTTTGGCGCAATGGCAAACATTACGAACATTGGGCCGGGCAGGACTTAACCGACGAATTGAAGGATGCACCACATACCCATGCCGTATTTGAAAAATTTACTGCTATTGGAAAATTAGCTTAA
- a CDS encoding lycopene cyclase domain-containing protein: MKYTYLLINLSTLFFPVVLSFDKRVAFYKSWRYIWPGMGITGLLFLVWDVLFTIKGVWSFNAGYILGITFFKLPLEEILFFLTVPFACVFIYQCLKYYVKWQPSDFVINLVCSAVLVYGILNCCFNYHHLYTLVTFGTLVPLLIYVQFFLRAPWLNRFFMAYAVTLIPFYIVNGFLTSIPVVLYNNAENLGKRIGTIPVEDHFYCMALLLMNIGFFEFFKSRKIVAR, encoded by the coding sequence GTGAAATACACGTACCTGTTAATTAACCTGTCAACCCTGTTTTTCCCGGTGGTGCTATCGTTCGATAAAAGGGTGGCCTTTTATAAAAGCTGGCGGTATATATGGCCCGGCATGGGTATCACAGGCTTATTGTTTTTAGTATGGGATGTGCTTTTTACCATTAAAGGCGTATGGAGTTTTAATGCCGGTTATATTTTAGGGATCACTTTTTTTAAATTGCCGTTAGAGGAGATCTTGTTTTTTTTAACGGTACCCTTTGCCTGTGTTTTTATTTATCAGTGCCTTAAATACTATGTTAAATGGCAACCGTCGGACTTTGTAATCAACCTGGTATGCAGTGCTGTTTTAGTTTACGGTATTTTAAACTGCTGTTTTAATTATCACCACCTGTATACGCTGGTTACCTTTGGTACGCTGGTTCCTTTGCTTATTTATGTGCAGTTTTTTTTAAGAGCACCATGGCTCAATCGCTTTTTTATGGCTTATGCCGTTACGCTGATACCCTTTTATATCGTAAACGGATTTTTAACTTCAATACCGGTTGTGTTGTATAACAATGCCGAAAACTTAGGTAAACGAATTGGCACCATACCGGTGGAAGATCATTTTTATTGCATGGCTTTACTGCTGATGAATATCGGCTTTTTTGAATTTTTTAAATCGAGAAAAATTGTTGCACGGTAA